In one window of Lewinella sp. 4G2 DNA:
- a CDS encoding insulinase family protein: MKNIFNGFLALLLCTCVSAQMTAQEDFRKMAPKPGEAPEIQLGDFQDFTLDNGLQVVLVENHKLPRVSYQLYIDVPPHLEGDYAGASGMMGDMLRRATSTMTKEQIDEKVDFIGASLSTSGSGAYAATISKYKNDVIKLMADVVLDAKFPASEWEKVKDDARAGLKSQLGNPDAIASRVRRVLTYGENHPYGELMTEESLEKIDLPILEEYYNTYFVPNRSYLVMVGDLTRSEAEMMAKKHFGSWKSKVVPEPDFPMPAAPEGTTVNFVPRAGAVQSNIVITSPVELEPGTKEAIRADIVNRILGSGFNGRLFQNLREDKAYTYGAYSSVNDDELVGSFSANSSVRSEVTDSAVMEFMNELRKISSEPVTAEEMARTKAQLTGSFGRALESPQRIASYALNTVRYGLDRDFYPTYLQKVEKASANDLLEVAEDVIRPNNVHIIVVGDKAVADKLAKFAASGKVNYYDENGKMVDMAAMAAPTDVSPKDVIMKYVDAIGGKDALAKVNNYAMVMEATIQGMTMKQTMYKEGGQLFSSQTEMMGQVAADQRYNNGKAMMMQQGQMMPESDEITNAMAEQAALFPIAEFLNTPDILEVSGMEKINGKDVIVISAKKASGTSQHYFDVESGLQVRYVQPQGPVTATFELSDYREVGGVMFPYSMEMTGVAPFPIEMKVTDAKVNTDIDQSLFEIK; encoded by the coding sequence ATGAAGAATATATTTAATGGCTTTCTTGCCCTATTACTGTGCACCTGCGTCAGCGCCCAAATGACCGCGCAGGAAGATTTCCGCAAAATGGCCCCGAAACCAGGGGAAGCCCCGGAAATACAACTCGGCGATTTTCAGGATTTCACACTGGATAATGGCCTCCAGGTCGTTCTCGTGGAAAACCACAAGCTGCCACGCGTGAGCTACCAGCTCTACATCGACGTGCCACCGCACTTAGAGGGTGACTACGCCGGTGCCTCCGGTATGATGGGCGATATGCTCCGCCGGGCGACCTCCACGATGACCAAGGAACAGATCGACGAGAAGGTCGACTTCATTGGTGCCAGCCTCTCCACTAGTGGAAGTGGCGCTTACGCAGCAACCATCTCCAAGTACAAGAATGACGTCATCAAACTGATGGCTGACGTTGTGTTGGACGCCAAATTCCCGGCTTCAGAATGGGAGAAGGTAAAGGATGACGCCCGCGCCGGTCTCAAGAGCCAACTGGGTAACCCCGATGCCATCGCTAGCCGCGTACGTCGCGTACTGACCTACGGTGAAAACCACCCCTACGGTGAGCTCATGACGGAAGAGTCGCTCGAAAAGATCGACCTGCCCATCCTCGAGGAATACTACAACACGTACTTCGTACCCAATCGCAGCTACCTCGTAATGGTGGGTGACCTCACCCGCAGCGAAGCGGAGATGATGGCCAAAAAGCATTTTGGTAGTTGGAAATCCAAAGTTGTTCCCGAGCCGGACTTCCCCATGCCCGCCGCCCCTGAGGGTACGACCGTAAACTTCGTTCCTCGCGCCGGTGCCGTACAGTCCAACATCGTAATTACCTCTCCGGTAGAGCTGGAACCGGGAACTAAGGAAGCTATCCGTGCCGACATCGTGAACCGCATCCTGGGTAGCGGCTTCAACGGCCGTTTGTTCCAGAACCTACGGGAGGACAAAGCCTACACCTACGGCGCCTACTCCAGCGTAAACGACGACGAACTGGTGGGTAGCTTCTCCGCTAACTCCAGCGTACGCTCCGAAGTGACGGATTCCGCCGTGATGGAATTTATGAATGAACTCCGCAAGATCAGTTCCGAGCCCGTTACCGCCGAGGAAATGGCCCGCACCAAAGCTCAGTTGACCGGCTCCTTCGGCCGCGCACTGGAAAGCCCCCAACGCATCGCCAGCTACGCGTTGAACACGGTACGTTACGGTTTGGACCGCGACTTCTACCCTACCTACTTACAAAAAGTAGAAAAGGCCAGCGCTAACGATTTACTGGAAGTAGCCGAAGATGTAATTCGCCCCAACAACGTCCACATCATCGTGGTCGGCGATAAGGCGGTTGCCGATAAACTGGCCAAATTTGCCGCCAGCGGAAAGGTGAACTACTACGATGAGAACGGCAAAATGGTAGACATGGCCGCCATGGCTGCGCCGACCGATGTCTCCCCGAAGGACGTCATCATGAAGTACGTTGACGCCATCGGTGGCAAGGATGCACTGGCCAAGGTGAATAACTACGCAATGGTCATGGAGGCCACCATCCAGGGTATGACCATGAAGCAGACCATGTATAAAGAAGGTGGGCAACTCTTCTCCAGCCAGACCGAAATGATGGGCCAGGTCGCCGCCGACCAGCGTTACAACAACGGGAAGGCGATGATGATGCAACAGGGCCAAATGATGCCGGAGAGCGACGAGATCACCAACGCCATGGCTGAGCAGGCCGCCCTGTTCCCCATCGCTGAGTTCCTGAATACCCCTGATATTTTGGAGGTGAGCGGCATGGAGAAGATCAACGGTAAAGACGTGATCGTCATTTCTGCTAAAAAGGCGAGTGGGACTAGCCAGCACTACTTCGACGTAGAGAGTGGTCTCCAAGTGCGCTACGTACAGCCCCAAGGTCCGGTTACGGCTACCTTTGAGCTGAGTGACTACCGCGAGGTAGGTGGCGTGATGTTCCCCTACTCCATGGAAATGACCGGCGTTGCCCCATTCCCCATCGAAATGAAGGTGACCGACGCAAAAGTCAATACCGACATCGACCAGTCGCTGTTTGAGATCAAATAA
- a CDS encoding pitrilysin family protein: protein MNAQKTNIEFTKYELDNGLKVILHQNRSTPIVAVSIMYEVGGKDSFEGRTGFAHFFEHLLFEGSENITERGQFAKYVEDAGGVLNANTSQDRTYYYEILPSNQLELGLWLESERLLHAKVTQEGVDTQRDVVKEERRQRMDNQPYGSLLYELFKHGFTKHPYKDPNIGYMKDLESAEEKDYKLFYERYYVPNNAILSIAGDIDINETKKLVEKYFSTIPRGAEPPRVTIVEPPLAGEVRDTVYDSKAPLPALVMGYRTPERNHPDYYAISLMNQVLSSGQSSRLNKVLVDEKQVAVQAGTFPSFTQAPGLAIAFAIVKPGTDLKMVEGLFDTEVAKLQNQLISEREFQKLKNNVEVDAISGYGSMSGIAESLADYEMYQGDANLINTETERFNAVTREDIQRVAKKYYNSNNRVVLYWMPGEASK, encoded by the coding sequence ATGAATGCCCAAAAGACGAACATTGAGTTCACCAAGTACGAACTCGATAATGGCCTGAAGGTCATCCTGCACCAAAACCGGTCAACCCCCATCGTTGCCGTCTCCATCATGTACGAAGTAGGTGGTAAAGATTCCTTCGAAGGCCGGACGGGATTCGCTCACTTCTTCGAGCACCTGCTATTTGAAGGTTCGGAAAACATCACTGAACGTGGCCAATTCGCTAAATACGTAGAAGATGCTGGTGGTGTACTCAACGCCAATACCAGCCAGGACCGGACTTACTACTATGAGATCCTCCCCAGCAATCAATTGGAACTGGGCTTATGGTTAGAATCCGAGCGTCTCCTTCACGCTAAGGTGACCCAGGAAGGCGTAGATACGCAGCGCGACGTCGTGAAGGAAGAGCGCCGCCAACGGATGGATAACCAACCTTACGGTTCCCTGCTCTACGAACTGTTCAAGCACGGCTTTACGAAGCATCCCTACAAAGATCCCAACATTGGCTACATGAAGGATCTGGAGAGCGCCGAAGAGAAGGATTACAAACTCTTCTACGAGCGCTACTACGTGCCCAACAACGCGATCCTCTCCATTGCCGGAGATATTGACATTAACGAAACCAAGAAATTGGTAGAGAAGTACTTCAGTACAATCCCCCGCGGCGCCGAGCCACCCCGTGTTACCATCGTGGAGCCGCCACTAGCCGGTGAAGTCCGCGATACGGTGTACGACTCCAAGGCTCCCCTACCCGCCCTCGTGATGGGTTACCGGACGCCGGAGCGCAACCACCCCGACTATTACGCCATCAGCCTTATGAATCAAGTACTGAGCTCCGGGCAAAGCTCCCGCCTCAATAAAGTATTGGTGGACGAGAAGCAGGTCGCCGTTCAGGCGGGCACCTTCCCAAGCTTCACCCAGGCGCCGGGCCTAGCTATTGCTTTTGCCATCGTCAAGCCGGGTACCGACCTGAAGATGGTCGAGGGGCTCTTCGATACCGAGGTAGCGAAACTGCAGAACCAACTCATCAGTGAGCGGGAGTTCCAAAAGCTGAAGAATAACGTAGAAGTGGACGCGATCAGCGGTTACGGCTCCATGTCCGGCATCGCCGAGAGCCTTGCTGATTACGAAATGTACCAGGGTGACGCCAACCTGATCAATACTGAAACAGAGCGGTTTAACGCCGTCACGCGCGAGGACATCCAGCGGGTAGCGAAGAAGTACTACAACAGTAATAACCGCGTCGTCCTGTACTGGATGCCGGGAGAAGCGTCTAAGTAA
- a CDS encoding PAS domain-containing protein, protein MNYVATILTDAKQSILWVNKDFEYITGYELHEVLGMKPGQVLQGPGTEPDVVESIRKGLASRESFKETITNYRKNGEPYLCRLVIHPIFDKHDELVNFLAFEVDHGRTPNDSEISVMNLDHRYRTSSLRGATEVRLFERIKSIVQAEKLYLDANLTLRKLSIRLDTNTKYLSQVINHYGDCNFLSFINNYRIEEVKRQIDRGDYYNQTFFGIAQRSGFKNKSTFYKVFKDFTELTPKAYAEEMELRRAATGSPSRLVTE, encoded by the coding sequence ATGAACTATGTTGCTACAATTTTAACGGACGCCAAGCAATCCATACTCTGGGTCAATAAAGACTTTGAGTACATCACTGGCTACGAACTGCACGAGGTACTGGGCATGAAGCCCGGCCAGGTACTTCAGGGCCCCGGCACGGAACCGGACGTGGTAGAAAGCATCCGCAAAGGTCTCGCTAGTCGGGAATCCTTCAAGGAAACCATCACCAATTACCGTAAGAACGGTGAGCCTTACCTGTGCCGTCTCGTCATTCATCCCATCTTCGACAAGCACGACGAACTCGTCAACTTCCTTGCTTTCGAGGTAGATCACGGCCGCACGCCCAACGACAGCGAGATCTCGGTAATGAACCTGGACCACCGCTACCGGACGAGTAGCCTACGGGGCGCTACGGAGGTTCGCCTCTTCGAACGAATCAAATCAATCGTTCAGGCGGAAAAGCTGTACCTCGACGCTAACCTGACCCTGCGTAAGCTCTCCATCCGTCTCGATACCAATACGAAGTACCTGAGCCAGGTGATCAACCACTACGGCGACTGCAATTTCCTGAGCTTCATCAATAACTACCGGATTGAGGAGGTCAAACGGCAGATTGATCGGGGAGACTACTACAACCAGACGTTCTTCGGCATTGCCCAGCGTTCCGGCTTTAAAAACAAGAGTACCTTCTACAAGGTCTTCAAGGACTTTACGGAACTCACGCCCAAGGCATACGCTGAAGAAATGGAATTGCGCCGGGCGGCTACCGGTAGCCCCAGCCGTTTGGTAACGGAGTAA
- a CDS encoding translocation/assembly module TamB domain-containing protein: protein MKEDPTPTTTPPSEAPRQKRRGWSVVRKVVVWFVLAVILLFLLFQLPAVQHALADFVTHRVSKTLETNVTVGKVRLSWLDQLTIEDLFVEDKYGDTLLYGGSLEADFDFLSGLAIEKITIRDTRFQIRRDLGDAETNLTTAINKLFPANPNKESNPLNIRLDHLDLFNINFVQNDSVKGQRFDASLTSGVIRFDALDLPNKELRISDMELREPRFTQTSIPPNPLPEALIKLDSMVQAADSNALRILVNSVEVIDGAYTLNNYRKEPIAKSDISAVDFARLGMSNIDLELIDVDFQDGNFLGALKHLSLEEKSGFVLDRLSVQDLKITPTELQLYDLDLVTAQSRLSDSLRFRFSSWDDWIEFNDEVRMTVKVKQSRVAVRDVLYFARKLRFNPFFRDNRGSQISIAGDFSGKVNNLRGRDVDLTLDRNTRFVGSFGSRNLARPGSESLNLDLRRLTTNVSTIRRLIPTLDLPPNVDQLGNLRLSGRFDGFFTDFVATGQLTSEIGAADFNMALVLDDNRPATYSGALALNEFDLGAWTGNEEFGKVTFTGSVNNGVGLEPTAASADLAARVANFTFRGYRYENALIDGRLEERFFNGSLDISDDNIDLNFLGRIDFRDTIPIFDFDASIKQLDLLALNLGNKPITLAGNIDLNLLGTDFSEMEGTVLLDSFNILLDTLDIPIDRFSAASSFNSDGAKVIDIKSDLLNGQIIGRFDIEEVTTSFTRYLTEYYPDWTSRLKINPPRRVPAPNRFSFNLAISDSRGLNRLIAPTLGPLRDINIEGRYDGFSDELKVALSGPSFEFGDIRTGQFLVNLTGNQGEAEVDVAFDSTFVKGRHLLNLVKLQSLIDNDQLTFGLSYGADADNKLLSRISLDGTLSLPDEQNFELRFGQSDIEIFQQVWTTRPGNFLVFGPDYIDTKNFSLRSGRRQIELNKYGDKGLNLEFQNLDLGLIDSLWSYEPLDFSGDIDVNVSVADVFRQQGIKAELRADTFRMNGDDYGILRADLRAENPKSQVDAYMTLTQDTAQLITSARYNLADLVDNPALSQVQGYLDMDVDIAGYPLRLARYWVGGSVSNIEGVFDARLGVNGPTNKLDVGGYIEASNGGMTIDYLKTRYTFDRNRVRINNNLFDLAGGQLKDRFGNVATLSGGVTHDRLKNLGLNARIETNRFLALELAPGDNPLFFGTVLGQGFIRFTGNFRQTDIYVNATVGRDSRLSIPVNYSSTAGPMDDIRFVNRGVYIDEPVRQATEPTGVSLNMDLTVTEQAVGEIIFDEEVGDILRGQGNGNLSLNIPRDGNLEMYGDYNITQGSYLFTFQRFLNKEFSVRPGGKVTWTGDPFEATLDLEADYENLRTPILNFIQEYLTTNADQTVLTNASRATDVDLTLKLKGLLTKPDINFDLAFPNLDSQLQNYANNKRQQLLLDQNELNRQVFGLIVAGQFLPSDLSFGVSDAAINTLSEWFSNYFSLLINNLVQNAFGEDAFISGFDFDFAYNSYRNTSIADGADGRSSAFGFTVSRDFNNRLRISNDLNVFNNNQLGGLNSSNTFIGNDLAIEYILNDARTLRLRFYERIEPDIVSAGRLEIGTGISWRREFDTFKEFFASLRRDRKRKEREGR, encoded by the coding sequence ATGAAGGAAGACCCCACTCCCACAACTACGCCCCCCTCGGAGGCTCCCCGCCAGAAGCGGAGGGGCTGGTCGGTGGTGCGGAAGGTAGTCGTGTGGTTCGTGCTAGCGGTCATTCTTCTATTTCTGTTGTTCCAATTACCGGCCGTGCAGCACGCGCTGGCGGACTTCGTTACCCACCGCGTTAGTAAAACACTGGAGACGAACGTCACGGTTGGCAAGGTGCGTCTTTCCTGGTTGGACCAACTGACGATTGAGGACCTCTTCGTTGAGGATAAATACGGAGATACGCTCCTCTACGGTGGCAGCCTGGAAGCCGATTTCGACTTTCTCTCGGGCCTGGCCATTGAAAAGATCACCATCCGCGACACGCGGTTTCAGATCCGACGAGATCTCGGTGATGCGGAGACCAATCTCACCACGGCGATCAACAAACTCTTTCCGGCCAACCCCAACAAGGAAAGTAACCCACTCAACATCAGGCTTGACCACCTGGATCTGTTCAACATTAACTTCGTCCAGAACGACAGTGTGAAGGGACAGCGTTTTGATGCCTCCCTCACGTCTGGCGTCATCCGGTTTGATGCGTTGGACTTACCCAATAAGGAGCTGCGGATCTCGGACATGGAACTGCGGGAGCCCCGCTTTACCCAGACGTCCATCCCTCCCAATCCACTTCCGGAAGCCCTGATCAAACTTGACAGTATGGTGCAGGCGGCGGATTCCAATGCCCTGCGCATCCTCGTTAACAGCGTAGAGGTGATCGACGGCGCCTACACGCTCAATAATTACCGCAAGGAGCCGATCGCCAAATCGGACATCTCCGCCGTTGACTTTGCCCGTCTCGGAATGTCCAATATCGATCTGGAGTTGATCGACGTGGACTTCCAGGACGGTAATTTTTTGGGCGCACTCAAGCACCTTTCCCTCGAAGAAAAGTCCGGCTTCGTGCTGGACCGCCTGAGTGTGCAGGATCTCAAGATCACCCCTACCGAACTTCAGTTGTACGACCTCGACCTGGTGACGGCCCAGAGTCGGCTATCCGATTCACTCCGGTTCCGATTTAGTAGTTGGGATGACTGGATCGAATTCAACGATGAGGTACGCATGACCGTCAAGGTGAAGCAGAGCCGGGTGGCCGTGCGGGACGTGCTTTACTTTGCCCGCAAGTTGCGGTTCAACCCCTTCTTCCGGGATAACCGTGGTAGCCAGATCTCCATTGCGGGAGACTTCAGTGGCAAAGTCAATAACCTAAGGGGACGGGACGTGGACCTCACGCTGGACCGTAATACCCGCTTCGTCGGCAGCTTTGGTTCCCGTAACCTGGCCCGGCCCGGTTCGGAATCCCTCAACCTCGATCTGCGCCGGCTGACGACCAATGTATCTACCATCCGCAGGTTGATCCCGACGCTGGACCTTCCCCCCAACGTAGACCAACTGGGCAACCTGCGGCTCTCCGGCCGTTTCGATGGCTTCTTCACCGACTTCGTAGCCACGGGCCAACTGACTTCCGAGATCGGGGCGGCCGACTTTAACATGGCCCTCGTGCTGGACGACAACCGGCCCGCCACCTACAGTGGTGCCCTGGCCCTCAACGAATTTGACCTTGGTGCCTGGACGGGTAATGAGGAGTTCGGCAAGGTCACCTTTACCGGATCGGTCAACAACGGCGTGGGGCTGGAACCGACGGCGGCCAGCGCGGATCTTGCGGCGCGGGTAGCCAATTTTACGTTCCGGGGCTACCGCTACGAAAATGCCCTCATCGACGGCCGGTTGGAAGAGCGCTTCTTCAACGGGAGCCTCGACATATCGGACGATAATATTGACCTCAACTTCCTGGGGCGGATTGACTTTCGTGATACCATTCCCATTTTTGACTTCGACGCATCCATCAAACAGCTGGATCTGTTGGCGCTGAACCTCGGCAACAAGCCGATCACGCTGGCGGGTAATATCGACCTCAATCTACTGGGGACGGACTTCAGCGAAATGGAAGGAACCGTACTTCTTGACAGCTTCAATATCCTGTTGGACACGCTCGACATTCCTATCGACCGATTTTCCGCCGCTTCGAGCTTCAACTCCGATGGGGCTAAAGTCATCGACATCAAAAGCGACCTTCTGAATGGGCAAATCATTGGCCGTTTTGACATTGAGGAGGTTACTACCAGTTTCACGCGCTACCTCACGGAGTACTATCCGGACTGGACTTCACGCCTCAAAATCAACCCGCCACGCCGGGTGCCGGCGCCGAATCGGTTTAGTTTTAACCTGGCCATCAGTGACTCCCGTGGGCTGAATCGGCTCATCGCCCCCACCCTGGGCCCCTTGCGCGACATCAACATCGAAGGGCGTTATGATGGCTTTTCGGATGAGCTTAAGGTAGCCCTATCCGGCCCCTCCTTCGAGTTTGGTGATATTCGTACTGGGCAGTTCCTCGTCAATTTGACGGGCAATCAGGGTGAAGCGGAGGTGGACGTGGCCTTTGATTCCACTTTCGTGAAGGGCCGCCACCTACTCAACCTCGTCAAGCTGCAGAGTTTGATCGATAATGACCAGCTTACGTTCGGGCTTTCCTACGGTGCGGACGCCGACAATAAACTACTGAGCCGCATCAGCCTCGACGGCACGTTGAGCCTGCCCGACGAGCAGAATTTTGAGTTGCGCTTTGGCCAGTCCGACATCGAGATCTTCCAACAGGTTTGGACGACAAGACCGGGGAATTTCCTGGTATTCGGCCCGGACTACATTGATACCAAAAATTTCTCCTTGCGCAGCGGTCGGCGCCAGATCGAGTTAAATAAGTACGGAGATAAAGGCCTCAATTTGGAATTCCAAAATTTGGATCTCGGCCTCATTGATTCCCTTTGGAGCTACGAACCGCTGGATTTCAGTGGAGACATCGACGTCAACGTATCCGTAGCCGACGTCTTTCGGCAACAGGGTATTAAGGCAGAATTGCGCGCAGATACCTTCCGGATGAACGGTGATGATTACGGCATCCTCCGCGCTGATTTGCGGGCCGAGAACCCTAAAAGCCAGGTCGATGCTTACATGACCCTCACGCAGGATACCGCGCAACTCATCACCAGTGCTCGGTACAATTTAGCTGACCTGGTAGATAATCCGGCGCTGTCGCAGGTGCAAGGTTATTTGGATATGGACGTCGACATTGCGGGTTACCCACTGCGTTTGGCCCGGTACTGGGTGGGAGGATCGGTCTCCAATATTGAAGGCGTTTTTGACGCCCGGCTCGGTGTAAATGGTCCCACTAACAAATTAGACGTAGGCGGCTACATCGAAGCCTCCAACGGTGGAATGACGATCGACTACCTGAAGACCCGCTATACTTTCGACCGGAACCGCGTACGGATCAATAACAACCTCTTCGACCTCGCCGGTGGCCAATTAAAGGACCGTTTCGGTAACGTCGCTACCCTTAGTGGAGGGGTCACTCACGATCGGCTAAAAAACCTGGGCCTCAACGCCCGGATCGAGACCAATCGATTCCTCGCCCTTGAACTGGCCCCGGGCGATAATCCCCTCTTTTTTGGAACGGTCCTAGGGCAGGGCTTCATCAGATTCACCGGAAACTTCCGGCAGACGGATATCTACGTAAATGCCACCGTGGGGAGGGACTCCAGACTGAGCATCCCCGTAAACTACAGTAGCACCGCCGGGCCGATGGACGATATCCGCTTCGTTAATCGCGGGGTGTACATCGATGAACCAGTCCGCCAAGCCACCGAGCCTACTGGCGTCAGCCTCAATATGGATTTGACCGTCACCGAACAGGCCGTCGGCGAAATCATCTTCGATGAAGAGGTGGGAGACATCCTGCGTGGGCAGGGAAATGGCAACTTATCCCTCAACATCCCGCGTGACGGGAACCTGGAGATGTACGGGGACTACAACATCACGCAGGGAAGTTACCTCTTCACCTTCCAGCGTTTCCTCAACAAGGAATTTTCCGTTCGGCCGGGCGGGAAGGTGACCTGGACGGGAGACCCCTTCGAAGCTACCCTTGACCTAGAGGCCGACTACGAAAACCTGAGAACGCCCATCCTCAACTTCATTCAGGAATACCTCACGACGAACGCAGACCAAACCGTGTTGACCAACGCTAGCCGGGCTACCGACGTCGATCTTACCCTCAAGCTGAAAGGGCTATTGACCAAGCCGGACATCAACTTTGACCTGGCCTTCCCTAACCTGGATTCTCAGTTACAGAATTACGCGAACAACAAACGCCAGCAATTACTGCTGGACCAGAACGAACTGAATCGCCAGGTTTTCGGCCTAATCGTTGCGGGGCAGTTTCTGCCGTCGGATTTATCATTTGGAGTTTCGGATGCGGCCATCAACACGCTGAGTGAATGGTTCTCCAACTACTTCAGCTTGTTGATCAATAATCTCGTGCAAAATGCCTTTGGGGAGGACGCCTTTATCTCAGGCTTCGACTTCGACTTTGCGTACAACTCTTATCGCAACACCTCCATTGCGGACGGTGCGGACGGGCGGAGCAGTGCTTTCGGTTTCACCGTCAGTCGGGATTTTAATAACCGCTTGCGGATCAGTAATGACCTGAACGTATTTAATAACAACCAGCTGGGTGGCCTCAATTCCTCTAACACCTTTATTGGTAACGATCTGGCCATAGAATACATCCTCAACGATGCCCGGACGCTACGTCTGCGGTTCTACGAAAGGATTGAGCCGGACATTGTGAGCGCGGGCCGCCTGGAGATCGGTACCGGTATATCCTGGCGTAGAGAATTCGACACCTTTAAGGAGTTCTTCGCCTCACTCAGGCGGGACCGTAAGCGAAAGGAGCGGGAGGGCAGATAG
- a CDS encoding DUF6435 family protein — protein sequence MFNFFKKNPTKDLEKRHKVLMQEAMSLQRNGDLKGYAAKLDEAEKVMDKIVELSNK from the coding sequence ATGTTTAATTTCTTCAAGAAGAACCCTACTAAAGACCTCGAAAAGCGCCACAAAGTGCTGATGCAAGAAGCCATGTCCCTCCAGCGCAACGGGGACCTGAAAGGCTACGCCGCCAAACTTGATGAAGCGGAGAAGGTCATGGACAAGATCGTAGAGCTCAGCAATAAGTAG
- a CDS encoding DUF2256 domain-containing protein: MAHKKPNLPEKICPVCGRPFAWRKKWEKVWEDVKYCSEKCRRNKGK; this comes from the coding sequence GTGGCGCATAAGAAACCCAACCTGCCAGAGAAGATCTGCCCGGTCTGCGGCCGCCCCTTCGCCTGGCGCAAGAAGTGGGAAAAGGTCTGGGAAGACGTCAAGTATTGCAGCGAGAAGTGTCGCCGCAACAAGGGGAAGTAA
- a CDS encoding VOC family protein encodes MIQPFHLAAPVDDLEAARHFYGTVLGCPEGRTDTEWIDFDLFGHQLVAHLAPKKEAPDHRNEVDGKHVPVPHFGVVLEWEQFESFADRLRSHGVKFEIEPYVRFTGLPGEQYTMFFYDPAGNALEFKAFKDISRLFAKSLNG; translated from the coding sequence ATGATCCAGCCATTTCACCTCGCCGCACCCGTGGATGACCTCGAAGCCGCGCGCCACTTTTACGGAACCGTACTCGGCTGCCCGGAAGGCCGCACTGATACGGAATGGATCGATTTTGACCTTTTCGGCCACCAACTCGTCGCCCACCTCGCTCCGAAGAAGGAGGCCCCGGATCACCGCAACGAGGTAGATGGCAAACACGTCCCCGTTCCTCACTTCGGCGTCGTCCTTGAATGGGAACAGTTCGAATCCTTTGCCGATCGGCTACGCAGCCACGGCGTGAAATTTGAGATCGAGCCCTACGTCCGCTTCACGGGCCTGCCCGGTGAGCAGTACACGATGTTCTTTTACGACCCCGCCGGCAATGCGCTGGAGTTCAAGGCCTTCAAGGATATCTCTCGTCTCTTCGCCAAAAGTCTGAACGGTTAG
- a CDS encoding MFS transporter — protein sequence MNSLVRILNNPAYLAPAWLYTSLNIVISTWVLYVPGVKDRLGLDDGQIGLALFCFSIGLVCAIPPSSVLYRIFGLGRLTFLSVVGFACLMCLPVIAPTYVLLCTALFCCGLFSSLLDIGMNSIISELEARDEVNIMSAAHGFFSIGGVIGAGLGSLLLDVFPAPIYHFLTVAALIFISHLIAFRYYGDIKSREADRGEEGKFKLSLIKPLLGLTVLAVLIMGSEGAIEHWSKLYFLDVISIYSDKIAGFGYVAFSITMTLGRFFADGISERIGPYNIIIGGSLISAVGLSFVLSAFFWPALFGFALVGLGFSVIVPELFRLAGRAKGVSSAEGISVVAGMGYVGFLASPAILGMISDFASLRFSFGAIFFAALVTATVSFVLKRRNQRAS from the coding sequence ATGAATAGCCTCGTCCGCATCCTGAACAACCCCGCTTACCTGGCTCCAGCCTGGCTGTACACCTCGCTGAACATTGTAATTTCTACGTGGGTGCTGTACGTCCCCGGCGTGAAGGACCGCCTGGGCCTCGATGACGGGCAAATCGGGCTGGCGCTTTTCTGCTTTTCCATCGGTTTGGTGTGCGCCATTCCCCCTTCCTCGGTGCTTTACCGAATTTTTGGTTTGGGCCGGCTCACCTTCCTATCAGTCGTTGGATTTGCTTGCTTGATGTGCTTACCGGTCATCGCTCCAACCTACGTTTTGCTCTGTACGGCCCTTTTTTGCTGTGGCCTATTTTCTTCCTTGCTGGACATTGGCATGAACTCCATCATCTCCGAACTGGAGGCGCGGGATGAAGTGAACATCATGTCTGCCGCCCACGGATTTTTCAGCATTGGGGGCGTCATTGGCGCCGGGCTGGGGAGTTTGCTATTGGACGTGTTCCCCGCCCCGATCTACCATTTCCTGACGGTCGCAGCGCTGATTTTCATCAGTCACTTGATTGCCTTCCGCTACTACGGTGATATCAAAAGCCGGGAGGCGGACCGGGGGGAAGAAGGGAAGTTTAAACTCTCGCTCATCAAACCCTTACTCGGGTTGACGGTGCTGGCCGTCCTAATTATGGGTAGCGAGGGAGCGATTGAGCACTGGAGCAAGCTTTACTTCCTGGACGTGATCAGTATCTACTCCGATAAGATCGCCGGGTTTGGCTACGTGGCCTTCTCCATTACGATGACGTTGGGTCGGTTCTTTGCGGATGGTATTTCCGAGCGGATCGGGCCTTACAACATCATCATCGGTGGCTCACTGATCTCAGCCGTCGGGCTCAGTTTTGTGCTGAGTGCTTTCTTCTGGCCGGCGCTCTTCGGATTTGCACTCGTGGGTCTGGGCTTTTCGGTGATCGTCCCCGAGCTGTTTCGGCTGGCCGGTCGGGCGAAGGGCGTCAGTTCCGCGGAAGGGATATCCGTAGTGGCGGGGATGGGGTACGTAGGTTTTCTGGCCAGCCCGGCGATTCTGGGGATGATCTCCGACTTCGCCTCCCTCCGCTTCAGTTTCGGGGCCATCTTTTTTGCGGCGCTGGTGACGGCTACCGTTAGTTTCGTCCTTAAACGGAGGAACCAACGAGCATCCTAA